ctttacCCGCGTCGCGTAGCTCGATCCCCTGACTTACGACTCGCCAGTCTTAAACCTAAGCCCGAGTTCAttcactcggccaacaggtccagtctttacCCGAGTCGCGCAGCTCgatcccccgacttgcgactcgccagtcctaaacctgagcccgaTATCAATCACTTGGCCAACAGGTCTAGTCTTTACCCGAGTCGTGCAGCTCGACCCCCGACTTATGACTTGCCAGTCTTAAACCTGAGCATGAGATTAGTCACTCGGCCAACAAGTTCAGTCTTTACCCGAGTCGCGTAGCTCAATCCCCCGACTTGCAACTCGCCAgtcctaaacctgagcccgagatcagtcactccaCCAACAAGTCCAGTCTTTACCCGAGTCGCGTAGCTTagcccccgacttgcgactcgctagtcttaaacctgagcccgagatcagtcattgggccaacaggtccagtctttacCCGAGTCGTGCAACTCGATCccctgacttgcgactcgtcagtcTTAAACCTAAGCCCGAGTTCAGTCACTCGGCCAATAGGTCCAGTCTTTACCCGAGTTGCGCAGCTCGATCCCctaacttgcgactcgccagttcTAAACGTGAGCCcaagatcagtcactcggccaatAGGTCCAGTATTTACCTGAGTCACGCAGCTCgatcccccgacttgcgactcgccagtcctAAACCTGAGCTCGAGATTAGTCACTCagccaacaggtccagtctttacCCGAGTCACACAGCTCAGCCcccaacttgcgactcgccagtcttAAACTTGAGCCCGAGATCAATCATTCGGCCAACAAGTTCAGTTTTTACCCAAATCCCGCAGCTCgatcccccgacttgcgactcaccagtcttaaacctgagcccgagatcagtcactcggacAACAGGTCCAGTTTTTACCTAAGTCGCACAGCTCAAtccctcgacttgcgactcgctagtcttaaacctgagcccgagatcagtcactaggccaacaggtccagtctttacCCAAGTCGCGTAACTCGATCccctgacttgcgactcgtcggtcttaaacctaagcccgagttcagtcactcggccaacaggtccagtctttacCCGAGTCGCGCAGCTCGATCCcccaacttgcgactcgccagttctaaacctgagcccgagatcagtcactcggccaacaggtccagtATTTACCCGAGTCGCGCAGCTCgatcccccgacttgcgactcgccagtcacaaacctgagcccgagaccagtcactcggccaacaggtccagtctttgcccgagtctcaCAGCTCGATCCCTCGACCAGCGACTTGCTGGTGTCATCCTATCTAGGCCCAACTACCCGGCCAACAGTTCCAACCCTTCTCAAAGCATAAGGCGCCGCCCGCCGAGCAGCCCCACGACGAGCCAGGCCGACTTCCCCTCACAAGCAATCAATACATCTGCGACACTCCGACCCAGGCGCGCCCTTTCGCAAGGACCCCACGGCATGCCCACATCATCATTTTGATCCTTTACAAATTACAACCTTTTTTAGTACAGATTTAGGGAGCATGTATACTGAAAACTAGTCCACATTGCATTCTgctgaattctaagaaatatgcTTAAGTTGGACCAGAAATATGGCAGAGGATGATGCTATAATTCTCATGGCATATAGGTCAACCTGGCAGAATTCTCACCCAAGCAGATCTCCTTAGCTACGTGCTATTAGATGAGGACAAAGAGtaaatatcttttatcacatttCACAAATTCCTTCATCCATTTAGTTTGCATCATGCATTAGCTTTACAGGAAAGAGTAATTATCTGTAATATAAGGAGATTCTATGGTGTACATATCCATCACAATCTTTCCTGACATCACTCCACTCAgttatttttctactttttttttttgaactcttCTAAGCATCCAATACTCCGAACGGCGACAAGAATTCCTTATGCAAAGGAGTGGTACAACCAGGCTACTTTTCTGACAATGTATTGCCATTTTTTGACTGGCAATTTATTGATAACTAGGCTTTTGTAATGTTTATCTTTCTTGTCAGtagcaaagatttttttttttgttgttgtcatGTTGTAGTTAAATTTTATCACCTGGTAATCTTAGGATGTGAAATTGTTCTTATTCACTATGATGATGTAGTACCAACCCATGTAAAGACTAAATGAGATTTTGAAACTAAACTCGTTTGGTGATATAATGTGACAATCACTGAATTATGCAAATTTCTCTCTTCATTCAACTCAGTAATAGTATGTTCTGAAGGATCTGCACCAATGGCCACTATATTTATGTAAAAGCCACATCTTTAAGTTTATTATAATGTTGCTAAGGTGAAGCAACATCTTGGTGATTTCCTTTTTGGAAGTGATTCTTGTAAACATATATGCTTTCAGAGAGATAGTGAAAAGCTAGCTAGGTGGAACAATAATGTCATCTGATAGTGTATCCTAAGAAATAAATTGCCAGCTCAACTGGTACATGTTTGATTTACTTTGTTCTGcctatgtgtttaaagatgaatactGAATTAAGAAGCCTGTGGTGTTCAAAACACAATCCAAAAGCTTATGTGTTCTCCTCCTTACATTGTGCATTTATTCATGTgttgttcttcattttctttatgATTTTGGAACATGATTCATAGATTCTACATTTATATGTTAATGCTTTTATTTGTGCAGTACAAGCGTTCTAATGCACAACAAACGAAAAGTCGAAACACTAGCTTACAGCTTTGGAGTGATGGGTTTGCTTTAGATTCCTTCAAGCATCATATCTGCTGTGCCTTTACAACTTCCTCTCTTCTCCATCAATATTTACAGAAACTGAGAATTTTCCTTGTTTCCACATGCCGCATATATCAACTCTTTTTCAAGTCCAATCTGTCCTTCACTGGTATTGTGAGCATCAAATGTGCGTCTTACTTTTCTCTCTGTTCTTTGTTTTCTCCAGATTCAACCAGTAAAATTGCTCCCTTTATCAAATTGTTTTGCTGCAGAACGTGTGTATTAGTATTGCCGGTGATGTCTGATTCCCGCCGGCTGAATACGCCAAGGGCTCGCCGCCATTCTGACGACGCCGTCACGTGCCGGTCGACCTCGCCCTCGCCATTATCCTCATGGAATTTGCCGAAAGAAGAGAACAACTCCCGGTCGATACATTGTACCATGTGGGCGAATTGCCCGCTGCAACACTTCCCATCATGGGGAGCGCATCGATGCTTGAGGAGACCAAAGCTCCCATTCCCGGAGATGCCAAGCCTTCAGTCTCAAGGACAGAGATGAGAGAATTACACCGTTGCAAGATCTTCGTGCACGTACTGCAGCTGCATGCTAATGCACTCGAACGGAGATGGGTGAGCGTCAGAACTCGAGAACAGTAAAAGCTTCACGCCGTCCAATGATGGAACAGGGGAGAAGCATCATAGAGGGAACATTTCGGCACCCAGAAGAGAACGTGGAATTCCACCAGCAAATAATGCTCGAATCAGCACGCCGTGAAGTATTTGGTGCCGCTTCGATGTGCGGCATGTGTCGTTCTCGTGCAGATATCAGCGGTGGAAGAGTAGATTTCCAATGGCGATGCGTTCCCGCTCCCCGGCGGGCATAAATAGCCCGGCTCTGATGGCCAACTCCTCAAAGCCCGGCACACGACATGGCCTATTGGATCGAGTGGAGACCGGTGCTGGTGATGCTGGCGGTGGACGTCGTGTTTGCGGTGATGAACACGATGATCAAGaaggcgatcgacgaggggctgaacAGGCTGGTGCTGATCACGCTCCGGCAGCTGGTCGCCACTCTGTTCATGGCTCCCATCGCCTTCTTCCATGAGAGGTACAGAAAACACCCTCACTGACTCAAACGCTTCTTCTTGAGAGTGCTCATCTTCAGCGGTTGGTGATGGCAGGAAGACGAGGCCGAAGCTGACGATGGAGATCTGTGTGTATCTATTCTTCAGCGCCTTGCTCGGGTAACTCAGTGACTGATCCCTCGTTCAAAGACTGTTTTCACTCGGTAATTTCTACTGCAGGGCGCCTCTGACCCAGTATCTCTTCTACCTTGGAATGCAATACACGTCGGCGACGTTTGCATGTGCTTTCCTCAACATGGCTCCTGTCTTCACCTTCCTCATATCATTAGCCCTGCGGTATTCTTCTGCCTCCGAAGTACAGCAAACAAGAAAATGtatcgaatccaatgcttgtgcATGCAGGATGGAGTATCTGAATCTGAAGACCAAACCAGGGATCGCAAAGACGCTCGGAACATTGCTGTGCCTGATAGGCGTGATTGTGCTGACATTGTACAAGGGTGTAGCCTTGAACAGCGACGCATCGCCTCGATCGACGGCACCGGAGCCGCAGCAGTCGTCGCCGGACGCCACGGACTACACCTCAAGGAAATGGCTGATGGGATCCGTTGCGCTGCTTGCTGGTTCTTTCTGCTGGTCCGCTTGGTTCCCTCTCCAGTCCAAGGTCGGCAAGAAGTATCCGGCTCTCTATTCCTGCACTGCGCTAGTGTTCTTCCTCAGCTTCCTGCAGGCGGCTGCCATGAGCGTGGCCGCAGAGAGGAGCCTCTCCGTGTGGCTGTTGCAGAAGAAGATGGAGATCGCCACCGTACTGTTTGCGGTAAGCAACAACCCTTGGCAGCAAAGTAtgcctgcatgcatgcatgaatgaTCCTTGATCTCTGCTTGATCCCATGAGCAGTGCCTGCAGAAGGTATTCTCTGGAATCGAACAAAAAGATTAGTCACGAGAAATGATAATGTCAGCACATCGACACATCAGAAGCTGACTTTATGATCAAGAAAGCTAGGGTTTTTCTGGTCTAAGCTAATGAGAAAAGCTTTGCACACGTTCTCCTGCAACGTTGTAAAGCGATGTCGAAGGCATTCTTTGGCAGACAAAACTGACAATGGGAATATATGCTGCCGGTGGAGCTGACTTCACCATGTATGATGCAGCAGCTTCGTGCCTTGAGCTCCTAAGAACCTGTTTCTTCCTGCTGTTTTAGGGGTCCATGGGATCTGGACTCGGCTTCTTGGCCATGTCATGGTGCGTGGAGCAGACAGGGCCGGTGTTCACTGCGGCGTTCACGCCGCTCGTGCAGATCATCGTTGCGGGCATCGACTGCGCCGTCCTCCATGAACAGATCTACCTCGGGAGGTACCCACATGCTGCTGCCACCTTCCTGCTTTCTCTATCAACAGTACTGATACTTTTCTATATGGCAGTGTTCTGGGATCGGGTCTGGTGATCGCCGGCCTCTACTCATTGCTGTGGGGTAAGAACAAGGAACCTGGTATCCGTGAAGCCAAGCCAGCAGAAGGGAATGGGGAGAACCAAGTGCAGATGCAGACAGCGTGAAGAACCAACATCTTCTTCTCTTTAGCTTTCCCAAAAGGCTTACTGTGCGGCTTTTAGCTTGCGATGCATACATAGATGCTTAGAAAAGGAGAGAGGCCGTCTTTTTTGCTTGGATGATGTAAGTTTCTGGCCATGGAGGGGAGGGGGAACAATGTTCAGCTCACACTGCCATGCCCACTgtgcttctcttttcttttgacacTGTAGTTAGCAGAACTATTCATTTCCATTACCattactgtatatatatatatatatatatatatatatatatatatatatatatatatatatatatatatatatatatatatatatatatatatatatatatgtgtgtgtgtgtgtgtgtgtgtgtatatatatatgaatgtatatatgtgtatatatatatatacacacatacatatatacatacatatttatatacatatatatatatatatatataatttgaaatTTTCATTTCATTGAATATCTAAAGGaacatattattatatatatatataatgatacttAAGttgtaaaaaaagataatatatgcatatatagagA
The DNA window shown above is from Musa acuminata AAA Group cultivar baxijiao chromosome BXJ2-4, Cavendish_Baxijiao_AAA, whole genome shotgun sequence and carries:
- the LOC135609167 gene encoding WAT1-related protein At3g30340-like isoform X1: MAYWIEWRPVLVMLAVDVVFAVMNTMIKKAIDEGLNRLVLITLRQLVATLFMAPIAFFHERKTRPKLTMEICVYLFFSALLGAPLTQYLFYLGMQYTSATFACAFLNMAPVFTFLISLALRYSSASEVQQTRKCIESNACACRMEYLNLKTKPGIAKTLGTLLCLIGVIVLTLYKGVALNSDASPRSTAPEPQQSSPDATDYTSRKWLMGSVALLAGSFCWSAWFPLQSKVGKKYPALYSCTALVFFLSFLQAAAMSVAAERSLSVWLLQKKMEIATVLFAGSMGSGLGFLAMSWCVEQTGPVFTAAFTPLVQIIVAGIDCAVLHEQIYLGSVLGSGLVIAGLYSLLWGKNKEPGIREAKPAEGNGENQVQMQTA
- the LOC135609167 gene encoding WAT1-related protein At3g30340-like isoform X2, encoding MAYWIEWRPVLVMLAVDVVFAVMNTMIKKAIDEGLNRLVLITLRQLVATLFMAPIAFFHERKTRPKLTMEICVYLFFSALLGAPLTQYLFYLGMQYTSATFACAFLNMAPVFTFLISLALRMEYLNLKTKPGIAKTLGTLLCLIGVIVLTLYKGVALNSDASPRSTAPEPQQSSPDATDYTSRKWLMGSVALLAGSFCWSAWFPLQSKVGKKYPALYSCTALVFFLSFLQAAAMSVAAERSLSVWLLQKKMEIATVLFAGSMGSGLGFLAMSWCVEQTGPVFTAAFTPLVQIIVAGIDCAVLHEQIYLGSVLGSGLVIAGLYSLLWGKNKEPGIREAKPAEGNGENQVQMQTA